In the genome of Polaribacter sp. MED152, one region contains:
- a CDS encoding DUF2200 domain-containing protein — MSTTTDKHNARIANMKFYSVYPHYVTKIEKKGRTINELHQVIEWLTGFNSEKLQQLIKDQVTFTTFFEEANLNDNASLIKGVICGYRIEEIDNELTQKVRYLDKLVDELAKGRKMEKILRS, encoded by the coding sequence ATGAGCACAACTACAGACAAACATAATGCTAGAATAGCTAACATGAAGTTCTATTCTGTATATCCTCATTATGTAACAAAGATTGAGAAAAAAGGTAGAACTATTAATGAATTACATCAAGTAATAGAATGGTTAACAGGTTTTAATTCAGAGAAACTTCAACAATTAATTAAGGATCAAGTCACTTTTACTACTTTTTTTGAAGAAGCAAATTTAAATGATAATGCTAGTTTGATTAAAGGTGTTATTTGTGGTTATAGAATAGAAGAAATAGATAATGAGTTAACCCAAAAAGTAAGATATCTAGATAAATTGGTAGATGAACTTGCAAAAGGTAGAAAAATGGAGAAAATTTTACGCTCTTAA
- a CDS encoding OsmC family protein: protein MVKNIVTTKWTQKSQFDTDNPSGHHLTMFDKSQDNGDVVGFAPKALMLSSLAGCSGLDVVSLLEKMRAEVAQFHIEVTAELTDEHPKYYNKVKVDYHFSDAELQPDKIQKAVNLSVTKYCGVMEMFRKFADVKTEIHLHNL, encoded by the coding sequence ATGGTAAAAAATATAGTTACTACAAAATGGACTCAAAAGTCTCAATTCGATACAGACAATCCAAGTGGGCATCACCTAACAATGTTCGATAAATCTCAAGATAATGGAGATGTTGTAGGTTTTGCTCCAAAAGCATTAATGCTATCTTCTTTGGCAGGTTGTTCTGGTTTAGATGTAGTATCTCTTTTAGAAAAAATGAGGGCTGAAGTAGCGCAGTTTCATATAGAAGTTACTGCAGAACTTACAGATGAACATCCAAAATATTATAATAAAGTAAAGGTAGATTATCATTTTTCGGATGCAGAATTACAACCAGATAAAATACAGAAAGCCGTAAATTTATCTGTAACCAAATACTGTGGAGTAATGGAAATGTTTAGAAAATTTGCTGATGTAAAAACAGAAATTCATTTACATAATTTATAA
- the recJ gene encoding single-stranded-DNA-specific exonuclease RecJ, with product MRWTLKPTPDSEKVKSLAKELQVSPTIARILCQRDINTFNEAKLFFRPSLEDVHDPFLMKDMDLAVARIDKAIAKQENILVYGDYDVDGTTAVSLVASYLRTLSPNIATYIPDRYAEGYGVSYAGIDFAEDNDFALIIALDCGIKAIDKVAYATQKGIDFIICDHHKPGDEIPKAVAVLNAKREDCSYPFDELCGCGVGFKLIQALGVSRQQTIEKFVPYLDLVATAIAADIVPMNGENRVLAYYGIQVINNNPRNGIKALVHQTKKKELTITDVVFIIAPRINAAGRMKHGNYAVELLTEMDFDSAVQFAADIEIFNADRKDLDKKITDEALIQIIDNNEEDKFTSVVYQEDWHKGVIGIVASRLIEKYYRPTLVFTKSGDKLAASARSVKGFDVYNALLACSEFIEQFGGHKYAAGLTLLPENYNKFKNKFEEVVSKTIDKKLLTPEITVDAEIELSEITPKLFRILEQMAPFGPQNMKPVFKTSSVRDNGYGKKVGADQSHLKLNVFQGDNKQTFGAIGFGLGDKLEEAQNDFDIVYTLDENIWNGHKSIQLVLKDLK from the coding sequence ATGAGATGGACTTTAAAACCAACACCAGATTCAGAAAAAGTAAAATCACTTGCGAAAGAATTGCAGGTGTCACCTACTATTGCAAGAATACTTTGTCAAAGAGATATAAATACTTTTAATGAGGCTAAATTATTTTTTAGACCAAGTTTAGAGGATGTTCATGATCCTTTTTTAATGAAAGATATGGATTTGGCTGTTGCAAGAATTGACAAAGCTATCGCCAAACAAGAAAACATTTTGGTCTATGGAGATTATGATGTAGATGGCACAACAGCTGTATCTTTAGTAGCCTCTTATTTAAGAACTTTATCACCTAATATTGCCACTTATATTCCTGATAGATATGCAGAAGGTTATGGAGTTTCTTATGCAGGAATCGATTTTGCAGAAGACAACGATTTCGCTTTAATTATTGCCTTAGATTGTGGAATTAAAGCCATTGATAAAGTGGCTTATGCTACACAAAAAGGCATAGATTTTATTATTTGTGATCATCATAAACCTGGAGATGAAATACCTAAAGCTGTTGCTGTTCTTAATGCAAAAAGAGAAGATTGTTCCTATCCTTTTGATGAACTTTGTGGTTGTGGAGTTGGCTTTAAACTCATACAGGCATTAGGTGTTTCTAGGCAACAAACTATAGAAAAGTTTGTGCCTTATTTAGATTTAGTAGCTACAGCCATTGCTGCAGATATTGTACCTATGAATGGCGAGAACAGAGTTCTAGCTTACTATGGTATACAAGTAATTAACAACAATCCAAGAAATGGAATTAAGGCATTAGTTCATCAAACTAAAAAGAAAGAGCTAACCATTACAGATGTTGTGTTTATTATTGCACCTAGAATTAATGCTGCAGGTAGAATGAAACATGGTAATTATGCTGTAGAATTGTTGACTGAAATGGATTTTGATTCGGCTGTACAATTTGCTGCAGACATAGAGATTTTTAATGCAGACAGAAAAGATCTTGATAAAAAAATTACAGACGAAGCCTTAATTCAAATTATAGATAATAATGAAGAAGATAAATTTACTTCTGTTGTTTATCAAGAAGATTGGCATAAAGGTGTAATTGGTATTGTAGCTTCTAGATTAATAGAAAAATATTACAGACCTACTTTAGTATTTACAAAAAGTGGCGATAAATTGGCAGCATCTGCTAGATCTGTAAAGGGTTTTGATGTATACAATGCCTTATTAGCTTGCTCTGAATTTATAGAACAGTTTGGAGGCCATAAATATGCTGCTGGCTTAACCTTATTGCCAGAAAATTACAACAAGTTTAAAAACAAGTTCGAAGAAGTTGTTTCTAAAACTATAGATAAAAAACTTCTTACCCCAGAAATTACAGTTGATGCAGAAATAGAACTTTCTGAAATTACTCCAAAATTATTCAGGATTCTAGAACAAATGGCGCCTTTTGGCCCTCAAAATATGAAGCCTGTATTTAAAACAAGTAGTGTTAGAGACAATGGTTATGGTAAAAAAGTAGGTGCAGACCAATCCCACCTAAAATTAAATGTTTTTCAGGGTGATAATAAACAAACTTTTGGAGCTATTGGTTTTGGTTTGGGTGATAAATTAGAAGAAGCTCAAAACGATTTTGATATCGTCTACACCTTAGACGAAAATATTTGGAATGGTCATAAATCCATTCAGTTGGTTTTAAAAGATTTGAAATAA
- a CDS encoding VOC family protein has translation MILGAFSNSLAVKDIQKSKEFYEKLGFSVFAGELEKKYLIMKNGNALIGLFEGMFENNIMTFNPGWDENASELKEFDDVRKIQKHLKANDIKLEQEADENSSGPASLVILDPDGNTILIDQHV, from the coding sequence ATGATATTAGGTGCATTTTCTAATAGTTTAGCAGTAAAAGACATTCAAAAATCAAAGGAGTTTTACGAAAAGTTAGGTTTTTCTGTTTTTGCAGGTGAGCTTGAAAAAAAGTATCTCATTATGAAAAACGGGAATGCTTTAATAGGTCTTTTTGAAGGGATGTTTGAAAATAATATTATGACATTTAATCCTGGTTGGGATGAAAATGCAAGTGAACTAAAAGAGTTTGATGATGTTCGAAAAATTCAAAAACACTTAAAAGCTAATGATATTAAATTAGAGCAAGAAGCAGATGAAAACAGTTCTGGGCCAGCTAGTTTGGTAATTTTAGATCCTGATGGAAATACAATTCTAATTGATCAGCATGTTTAG
- a CDS encoding helix-turn-helix domain-containing protein, with protein MPTNPELELALSFIEKTDRNLFITGKAGTGKTTFLHQIKNESLKRLVIVAPTGVAAINAKGVTIHSFFQMPFGPILPNQTQNNQQRRFSKTKIDIIKSLDLVIIDEISMVRADLLDGIDQVMRRYKNRNKVFGGAQVLMIGDLQQLAPVIRPNEWSLLQQYYNTVYFFSSKAFQEANVVSIELKHIYRQKNEKFITILNEIRNNNLSDKSAKILNERFDPSFSPSADDNYITLTTHNKRANTINDSELNKLNNKTHFFTADVSGKFNENSFPNDEKLALKVGAQVMFIKNDSSPEKRYFNGKIGIVTDISRDSVTVQCPNEIDEIVTEREKWDNVNYSINDETKEIKEDVIGSFSQIPLRLAWAITIHKSQGLTFDKAIIDAEASFAHGQTYVALSRCTSLDGLVLKTPITSSAIINDQTVSQFNERVEENHPDEADLIASEKDFQLNLIAELFDYQKFLYPISRLIDIFYKNQSSIKGDVIDHLQTIKDDGVAALMKVSNGFKNQLTTLAENSVLPENSSSIQERFLKGVDYFLNTTTTNIQKPIDVIEFSTDNKAIKKDFLKQFDALQELLEEKLFALQKMKMGFKVQDYLQVRANAVLQKSEPKKKKKLSSKRDPILALKLRELRDDISKAAKIPHFQIFTQETLYAICDTLPRSERELLKISGMGKIRVQKYGEEILEAIEEYCSENGINKFNEQKKEDKKSTKQISFELFKSGLSISEIAKERSLTKGTIESHLASFISSGDVDILELIELKRYKKIVNQIEEVEFKNLTELKEKVDKSFTFMELRMVLLSMER; from the coding sequence ATGCCCACAAATCCTGAATTAGAACTTGCCTTAAGTTTTATCGAAAAAACAGATAGAAACCTTTTCATTACAGGAAAAGCGGGTACAGGTAAAACTACTTTTTTACATCAAATTAAAAACGAATCTTTAAAAAGATTAGTAATTGTTGCGCCTACAGGTGTTGCAGCAATTAACGCAAAAGGGGTTACAATTCATTCCTTTTTTCAAATGCCTTTTGGGCCTATTTTGCCCAACCAAACTCAAAACAATCAGCAACGTAGATTTTCTAAAACAAAGATTGATATTATTAAATCTTTAGATTTAGTAATTATTGATGAAATTTCCATGGTTCGTGCGGATTTGTTAGATGGTATAGATCAAGTTATGCGCAGATACAAAAACAGAAATAAGGTTTTTGGTGGCGCACAAGTTTTAATGATTGGAGATTTACAGCAATTAGCGCCAGTTATTAGACCAAATGAATGGAGTTTATTGCAACAATATTATAATACTGTTTACTTTTTTAGTTCAAAAGCTTTTCAAGAAGCCAATGTTGTATCCATTGAATTAAAGCATATTTATCGTCAAAAAAACGAAAAATTTATAACCATTCTTAATGAGATTCGAAACAACAATCTGTCTGATAAGTCTGCTAAAATTTTGAATGAAAGGTTTGATCCTAGTTTTTCTCCAAGTGCAGACGACAATTATATAACGCTCACCACACATAATAAAAGAGCAAACACCATTAACGATTCTGAATTAAATAAGCTTAACAACAAAACCCACTTTTTTACAGCTGATGTTTCAGGTAAGTTTAATGAAAATTCATTTCCTAATGACGAAAAGTTGGCGCTAAAAGTGGGTGCTCAAGTCATGTTTATTAAGAATGACTCATCACCAGAAAAAAGATATTTTAATGGTAAAATAGGTATAGTTACAGATATTTCTAGAGATAGTGTTACTGTGCAATGCCCAAATGAAATTGATGAAATTGTTACAGAAAGAGAAAAGTGGGATAATGTAAATTATTCAATAAATGACGAAACCAAAGAAATTAAAGAAGATGTAATTGGCTCATTTTCTCAAATTCCATTGCGTTTAGCTTGGGCAATTACCATCCATAAAAGTCAAGGATTAACATTCGATAAAGCCATTATAGATGCAGAAGCTTCTTTTGCTCATGGGCAAACTTATGTGGCTTTAAGTAGGTGTACTTCTTTAGATGGTTTGGTTTTAAAAACACCAATTACCAGCAGTGCCATTATCAATGATCAAACTGTGAGTCAGTTTAACGAACGTGTAGAAGAAAACCATCCAGATGAAGCAGATTTAATAGCATCAGAAAAAGATTTTCAGTTAAATTTAATTGCTGAATTGTTTGATTATCAAAAGTTCTTATATCCAATTTCTAGGTTGATAGATATTTTCTACAAAAACCAATCGAGTATAAAAGGTGATGTTATAGATCATTTACAAACCATAAAAGATGATGGAGTAGCAGCTTTAATGAAAGTTTCTAACGGGTTTAAAAATCAGTTAACAACATTAGCCGAGAATAGTGTGTTGCCCGAAAATAGTTCATCTATTCAAGAACGATTTTTAAAAGGTGTAGATTATTTTTTAAATACAACCACTACTAATATTCAAAAACCAATTGATGTCATTGAGTTTTCTACAGACAATAAAGCTATAAAAAAAGATTTTTTAAAGCAGTTTGATGCCTTGCAAGAACTATTAGAAGAAAAATTATTTGCCTTGCAAAAAATGAAGATGGGCTTTAAAGTTCAAGATTATTTACAAGTAAGAGCCAATGCAGTTTTGCAAAAATCTGAACCTAAAAAGAAGAAGAAATTAAGTTCAAAACGCGATCCTATTTTGGCTTTAAAATTACGTGAGCTAAGAGATGATATTTCTAAGGCAGCTAAAATTCCACACTTTCAAATATTTACCCAAGAAACTTTATACGCCATTTGCGATACTCTGCCAAGAAGTGAAAGAGAGTTGCTTAAAATTTCTGGAATGGGTAAAATTAGAGTACAGAAATATGGTGAAGAAATTTTAGAAGCAATAGAAGAATACTGTTCAGAAAACGGAATTAATAAGTTTAATGAGCAAAAGAAAGAAGATAAAAAGTCTACTAAACAAATTTCGTTTGAACTGTTTAAGTCTGGCTTATCTATTTCAGAAATTGCAAAAGAGCGCAGTTTAACTAAAGGTACTATAGAAAGTCATTTAGCAAGTTTTATTTCTTCAGGAGATGTTGATATTTTAGAGTTAATAGAATTAAAGCGCTACAAAAAGATTGTAAACCAAATAGAGGAAGTAGAATTTAAAAACCTCACAGAATTAAAAGAAAAGGTAGATAAATCATTCACTTTTATGGAATTAAGAATGGTTTTACTTTCTATGGAGAGATAA